The sequence ATGCGTTTGTTGGCGAGCGTGACCTGCGCGTCAATGCTGTTGGTTTTGAGCGTCAAAAGGCCATCGACGGAATTGGTGAGCTGCTGGGTCAGGTCGATGAGCAGTTTGCCGAAGCCGATGCTTTTGGAGACGGAGGCGGTATTGGGGACGGTGACGCCGGCGGGCAGGTTGGAGCTGCTGGTGTCGGTGTTGGAGGTGATGGCGGTGAAGAGGTCCTGCACGGCGGCGGGGTTGGTTGCGAAGGCGGCGTCGAATTTCTCCTGATCGAACGTCAGATGACCGCCGTCGCCGATGTTGATGCCGATCTGGGTGAGGTACTGGTACTGCCCGCTGACGGCGAGTTTGCCGAGGACAAGATTGTTGAGCCGGTTGCGGACCTGGCTGACGGTGGGGTCGCCGAGGAGGAGGCCGCGCGTATTGGTGTCGGCGTTGTAGGTGTCGTACTTGTCGAGGGTGTCCATGACGCTGTTGAAGCTGGAGACGAAGGAGCCGATGGCGGTGGAGACGGCTTCATCATCGCGCGCGACGGTGAGTTCGACGGGCGAGGCGCTTGTGCCGTTGAGATTGATGGTCACGCCGGCGACGGTGTTGGTGAGCTTGTTGGTGGAGCTGGTGACGAGCAGGGCCTGGGTGGGGTCGGAGGAACCGAAGAACACGACGGCGTCGGAACCCTTGACGAGGGTCGTCGACGTGATGCCGAGGCCGCCGTCGTCGAAGGCGATCTGCCCCGCCTCGCCGGAGCGGCGGCTGGTGAACGAAAGGCGGTAACCGTTGCTGGACGAGCCGTCGTTGATGACCGAGGCGGAGACGAGTGTTCCGGCGGCGTTGATCTTGGTGACGACGTCGTTGAGCTTGTCGGTGGCGGAGACGGTGATTTTGACTTTGAAGCTGCCGTCGATTTTTCCGTCGGCGTCGTCATCGGAGCCGAGGATGCCCAGGTCGCGCGCGGTGGTGGAGCCGGACTCTTCGACTTTGAGCTTTAGCGCTCCCCCGGCCGAGTCGGTCAGCAGGAGGCCGTCGCCGGTCGCATTGATCGAGGCGGTGACGCCGATGGAGCGCGTGTTGATTTCGTCGATGACTTTCTGGAGGGTGGTTTCATCGCCCTGGGTCAGATCGACGGTGGCGCTGACGCCGTTGGAGTTGGTGATCTTGAATTTGCCGGCGGTGACGCCCTTGCCCTGATTGAGGGAGTCGAGTCGCGTGTTGCCGTTGATGTATTGATGATCGAGGCCGGTGCCCTTGACGCTCGACGCGGCGACGCCGGCGGCGCCGGTGCTGATGCCCAGGTCGGACGCGAGGTTGCCGGGGTCGGTGATGATCAGGTTCGACGCGGTCGAGCCGGTCGTATCGGTGAGGGTCAGCCCGTTGCCGGTGTTGTTGAGCGAAGCGGTGACGCCGGCGGAGGCGCTATTGATGAGACTGATCACATCGGAGACGGACCTGGCGGTCGAGAGCTCGATGTCGGTCTGTGCGCCGGTGCGATTGGTGATCGAGAGTGTGGAGCCGCCGGAGGTGTCGAGGCCGGCCCCGCCGTGCAGGGTTGAGAGCAGGGTCGATCCCAGGCCCGCGAGCAGGCGGGAGCCGGCGAGCGTATTGGACGCGGAGCCGAGGATGCCCAGATCCTTGGCGGCGTTGGAGCTGTTGAGCGCGGTGACGGTGATCGTGCCCGTGCCCGCAAGCTGGAGACTCACGCCGTCGGCCCCGATCGACGCGGTGACGCCGGGGTTGCCCGTCGCATTGTTGATCTTGTCGACGACGTCCTGAACGGTGGTCGATCCCTTGAGCGTCACATCGAAGCCCGTCCCGCCGAGATCGACATGAAAGTCGCTCAGCGTGCTGTTGAGCACGCGGATGCCGTTGCCGTCGTTGAGGGCGTTGAGGTTCGTGGTGCTGACGATCTTGTTGATCTGCGAACCGCTGATCGTGTTCGTCCCGCCGGAGTTTGCGGCGAGTCCCAGATCGGTCGCGGTGGTGGACGAGCCGAGGTTGGCGACGGCGAGGTTCGTCGTCGTCGAGCCGGTCGTGTCGGTGAGCTTGAGGTGATCGCCGTCGAGCGACGCGGTCACGCCGATCGTGGTGTTGTTGTTGATGGCGGTGAGCACATCATCAAGCGACACGGCCTTGGTCAGGTCGATGTCGGCGCTGTTGCCGGCGCGGTCGGTGATGCGGATTTTGCCGCGCTGCACGCCGGTCCCGCCGTTGAGGGAAGTCAGCTTCACATCCCGCGTCAGCTTCGCCTGCGCACTGGTGAAGCTGAGCGTGCCGGCGCCGATCGGGGTCGTATCCGGGTCGGCGAATCCGCTGGTGATGAGCTGATTGGTGGAGACGAGCTTGTCGACGGTGAAGCTGTAGGTGCCGGGGATGGCGGCGTTGGAGGCGGAGGCGGAC is a genomic window of Planctomycetota bacterium containing:
- the fliD gene encoding flagellar filament capping protein FliD, whose amino-acid sequence is MGTITSSVGLISGIDTKSLIDQLIAIEARPRDQVNNQVTVFNSQKTAFLEINARVLALNGTANTLGGISLFKTNKTLSSNESVLSASASNAAIPGTYSFTVDKLVSTNQLITSGFADPDTTPIGAGTLSFTSAQAKLTRDVKLTSLNGGTGVQRGKIRITDRAGNSADIDLTKAVSLDDVLTAINNNTTIGVTASLDGDHLKLTDTTGSTTTNLAVANLGSSTTATDLGLAANSGGTNTISGSQINKIVSTTNLNALNDGNGIRVLNSTLSDFHVDLGGTGFDVTLKGSTTVQDVVDKINNATGNPGVTASIGADGVSLQLAGTGTITVTALNSSNAAKDLGILGSASNTLAGSRLLAGLGSTLLSTLHGGAGLDTSGGSTLSITNRTGAQTDIELSTARSVSDVISLINSASAGVTASLNNTGNGLTLTDTTGSTASNLIITDPGNLASDLGISTGAAGVAASSVKGTGLDHQYINGNTRLDSLNQGKGVTAGKFKITNSNGVSATVDLTQGDETTLQKVIDEINTRSIGVTASINATGDGLLLTDSAGGALKLKVEESGSTTARDLGILGSDDDADGKIDGSFKVKITVSATDKLNDVVTKINAAGTLVSASVINDGSSSNGYRLSFTSRRSGEAGQIAFDDGGLGITSTTLVKGSDAVVFFGSSDPTQALLVTSSTNKLTNTVAGVTINLNGTSASPVELTVARDDEAVSTAIGSFVSSFNSVMDTLDKYDTYNADTNTRGLLLGDPTVSQVRNRLNNLVLGKLAVSGQYQYLTQIGINIGDGGHLTFDQEKFDAAFATNPAAVQDLFTAITSNTDTSSSNLPAGVTVPNTASVSKSIGFGKLLIDLTQQLTNSVDGLLTLKTNSIDAQVTLANKRIDDLTTLLTNKRTILENKFAAMESALASIQSQQNALASLNKSS